From one Lasioglossum baleicum chromosome 11, iyLasBale1, whole genome shotgun sequence genomic stretch:
- the LOC143213812 gene encoding protein Wnt-11b-1, with the protein MLATKRSGANTWLMLLLLMVQGGQCIKWLALGRAGNGYIWSREACTSAKSAGLLERKQARACRATPDVMPSLVQAAVDTSTVCQQAFRHRRWNCSSIEQAPDYTPELLTGTREQAFVYAMSAAAAVWRLARGCALGSLAACSCATPPRREPPSPSALISPSSFTATPVSFGTLSTRNSFKWGGCGDDVRSASRMAKRFLQGATPPGTGATAKFMHAVNMHNNRAGRRAVEQSLTLECKCHGVSGSCSVRTCWRGLGTSGPTAAGTRLLRRYATAAEVRPRSGGRLPPLYHHDNLLYTTKSPDYCLPDKKRGSLGTIGRQCNGSSSGYEGCEYLCCSRGHVTRTEEVLERCDCKYVSCCYVKCKTCRKIVKTYECN; encoded by the exons AGCTCTCGGCCGTGCAGGAAACGGTTACATATGGTCAAGGGAAGCTTGCACGAGTGCGAAGAGCGCCGGTTTGTTGGAGAGAAAGCAGGCAAGGGCATGTAGAGCAACGCCGGACGTAATGCCCAGCTTGGTGCAGGCAGCGGTGGATACTTCGACAGTATGTCAGCAAGCGTTTCGACATCGTAGGTGGAATTGCAGCAGCATCGAACAAGCGCCGGACTACACGCCTGAACTGCTAACCG GAACGAGGGAGCAGGCGTTCGTGTACGCTATGTCAGCTGCAGCTGCAGTTTGGAGGCTGGCAAGGGGTTGTGCATTGGGAAGCTTGGCAGCCTGTTCCTGCGCAACTCCGCCGCGAAGGGAACCGCCTTCGCCATCAGCTTTGATATCACCGTCATCCTTCACAGCGACGCCGGTTTCCTTCGGGACACTGTCCACCAGGAATTCCTTCAAGTGGGGCGGCTGCGGCGATGATGTTCGATCAGCATCCAGGATGGCAAAAAGGTTTCTTCAGGGCGCAACGCCTCCTGGCACCGGCGCGACAGCGAAGTTTATGCACGCTGTTAATATGCACAACAATCGGGCCGGCCGAAGG GCGGTTGAACAATCGTTGACCTTGGAATGTAAGTGCCACGGGGTATCTGGATCGTGCAGTGTGCGTACCTGTTGGAGAGGACTCGGCACTTCAGGGCCTACGGCTGCAGGAACTCGTCTACTCCGAAGATACGCGACTGCGGCGGAAGTTCGACCGAGATCAGGCGGGAGGCTACCGCCGCTCTATCATCACGATAATTTACTATACACCACTAAAAGCCCGGATTATTGTCTTCCTGATAAGAAGAGGGGAAGTCTGGGAACTATTGGCAG GCAATGTAATGGCAGCAGTTCTGGATACGAGGGTTGCGAATATCTTTGCTGCAGTCGGGGCCACGTCACGAGAACGGAAGAAGTCCTGGAAAGATGCGACTGCAAATACGTCAGCTGCTGCTACGTGAAATGCAAGACGTGCAGGAAAATCGTGAAGACCTACGAGTGCAATTAA
- the LOC143213813 gene encoding EF-hand domain-containing family member C2: MERGHMLPCLPGYNFNTNLGRTNFHRDQYFGKIHEGVYYLSDKADKGENVIYPSIYPRGEAQELPSWIAFDGQRLMFKAFFQETVEERWKTAYQVRTVIISFFLEDGTMKINEPPTDNSGLEQGVLLKRQRVPMPNPARYRFYDILDLNIGKEPEIFGRVYKIVDCDKFTRRFLNRMGIPVPDPINIPKDPYTELQKSEAFPKKPNRKIDTRGDFLKYDKQVLRFYGYWDDTDNLFGIVHDLEIHYYLSDNTMAIKEIVPPNSGRNAGGMFLHRMKVPKFFSELDAIGSADPVTVLNVMGEDTLNVYYSIDPLNAGKTNKESYKDNEIAIGAQINIFGRIIVITDMDAFTKDYYRKKYGVENVVPLEKPRKGDDVCVEVKKYIPPYNGYGSYEDSLGNCFTVMPQPPKMDFIKFLHQDKQGFDSHVLRFRARMISNIPENEDRMFIIRIFLMDDTMSIFELAKRNSGFRRCLFLKRMPIMLPDQEIFASTKPAYYKPEDFYIGARVNLNDFIFEFTSADVYCLRYMELHCDKFPQADAKRILAKLQQILKPVYKEFIELYTPMKSGDKLQILSFEKLCEIIHKYSEGKITEHETITIARHYSSHEKKDYHSREYVRRLIHTELSRALWMDLDRLEEDLHHWDRGLTGYLPRDTLYTVLRGARIPADVELINSMLDHIRKNERGQLDYNDMLQFMNVKIDPVPALVPINVKTALWWASEKEPDCGAGINWRAFIKDLDIKSKDEIPDETSKLISNPKCIRIGS; this comes from the exons ATGGAGCGCGGTCATATGCTTCCTTGTTTACCCGGATATAACTTTAACACTAAT CTTGGTCGTACAAATTTTCACAGAGATCAGTATTTTGGTAAGATACACGAAGGAGTTTATTATTTATCAGATAAAGCGGATAAAGGAGAAAATGTTATTTATCCGTCAATATATCCGCGAGGAGAAGCACAGGAATTGCCGTCATGGATTGCTTTCGATGGCCaa AGATTGATGTTTAAAGCTTTCTTTCAAGAAACCGTTGAGGAAAGATGGAAAACTGCTTATCAAGTACGCACAGTAATAATCAGCTTCTTTTTAGAAGATGgtacaatgaaaattaatgaaCCTCCTACGGACAACAGTGGTCTTGAACAAG gtGTTTTACTTAAACGTCAGAGAGTTCCAATGCCGAATCCGGCAAGGTATAGATTTTATGATATACTTGATTTGAATATTGGCAAAGAACCAGAAATCTTTGGAAGAGTGTACAAGATTGTTGATTGTGATAAATTTACAAGACGATTTCTGAATCGTATGGGTATTCCAGTTCCAGATCCCATTAATATTCCGAAAGATCCGTACACGGAACTACAAAAAAGT GAAGCTTTTCCAAAGAAGCCCAATCGAAAGATCGACACTCGCGGGGATTTTTTGAAATATGATAAACAGGTGCTTCGATTTTACGGTTACTGGGATGACACCGATAATCTTTTTGGTATCGTACATGATCTCgaaattcattattatttatccGATAATACGATGGCGATTAAAGAAATAGTACCACCCAACTCCGGAAGAAATGCTGGTGGTATGTTTCTGCACCGGATGAAAGTTCCGAAA TTTTTCTCTGAACTGGATGCAATCGGCTCGGCTGACCCTGTCACTGTCTTAAATGTCATGGGAGAGGATACATTAAATGTGTATTATTCAATCGATCCATTGAATGCTGGAAAAACAAACAAAGAATCTTACAAAGACAACGAGATAGCCATTGGTGCCCAGATAAACATTTTTGGAAGGATAATTGTTATAACAGACATGGATGCATTTACAAAGGACTATTATAG GAAAAAGTATGGCGTAGAGAACGTAGTTCCTCTGGAAAAACCTCGGAAAGGCGACGATGTTTGCGTCGAAGTGAAGAAGTACATTCCACCATACAACGGTTATGGCAGCTACGAAGATTCTCTTGGAAATTGCTTCACTGTTATGCCGCAGCCACCCAAGATGGACTTTATCAAATTTCTACATCAAGACAA GCAAGGTTTCGACAGCCATGTTTTGAGATTCAGAGCTAGGATGATATCGAATATCCCGGAAAACGAAGATAGAATGTTTATAATCAGAATTTTCCTGATGGATGACACGATGTCTATATTTGAACTGGCTAAGAGAAACTCAG GTTTCAGGCGCTGCCTCTTTCTGAAAAGGATGCCGATAATGCTGCCTGATCAAGAAATATTCGCGAGCACAAAACCGGCTTATTACAAACCAGAAGATTTCTATATCGGAGCACGTGTTAACTTGAACGATTTTATCTTCGAATTCACCTCGGCCGACGTTTATTGCCTTCGTTACATGGAGTTACATTGCGATAAG TTTCCGCAAGCCGACGCCAAACGAATACTCGCCAAATTACAGCAAATTTTGAAACCCGTTTACAAGGAATTTATTGAGCTATATACGCCAATGAAATCGGGAGACAAGCTTCAGATACTGTCCTTCGAAAAATTATG TGAAATCATTCACAAGTACTCGGAAGGTAAAATAACGGAGCACGAAACGATTACTATAGCTCGACACTATTCTTCACACGAAAAGAAAGACTACCACAGTCGAGAATATGTGAG GCGATTAATTCATACAGAACTTTCTCGAGCTCTATGGATGGACTTGGATCGTTTGGAAGAGGATCTTCATCATTGGGATAGGGGACTTACAGGATATTTACCACGTGACACGCTTTATACTGTTCTTCGAGGAGCTAGGATACCAGCTGACGTCGAGCTTATAAACTCTATGCTTGATCA CATTCGGAAGAACGAGAGAGGGCAATTGGATTACAATGATATGCTGCAATTCATGAATGTGAAAATTGATCCTGTCCCAGCACTGGTACCGATAAACGTCAAG ACTGCACTTTGGTGGGCATCGGAGAAAGAACCAGACTGTGGTGCTGGTATAAATTGGCGTGCTTTTATAAAAGATTTAGACATTAAATCGAAAGATGAAATCCCCGACGAAACATCGAAATTGATATCGAATCCAAAGTGTATCAGAATTGGATCTTAA